AGGCGTTGCTTGGAGTTTTAAAACAGAGAGCAGGTAGAGCATAAAGGGGACAGATTTATTCTCGTCCCCTTTCCTGGAGGATCGAAAGCGTGTTAATATCAGCCTATGTTTTTACATATTGCAGTGCCAAGGCCCCTCGATGATTTGTTCATATACCAATGTCCTCCTGAACTTGAAGATCAGGCATCTGCCGGTAAACGCGTCATTGCCCCATTTGGCAGACAGAAGATAACCGGATATATCATTGACACATCAGTAGAAATGCCGGCCAATCAAGCAAACAGGATTTCCGCTGGAGAGGTCAAATCCATACACAGTATTCTTGATACTGACCCCCTTATTGATGAGACAATGCTTTCTCTCTGCAAATGGGCCTCTGACTATTATATGTTCCCTGTCGGTATGGTCCTGAAGACAGCATTTGCCGGAATACCGGAGGGTAAGGCGGCGGTAGTATCAAGGAAAAAGTTCAATGTCCTTGATTCATTCAGGGAAGTCAGTGACGGGGTTTCGGCGCCGCCGGGTCTTACGACTCCACAAAAAGAAGTCCTGCATAAATTGTCGGATTCAATCGCTGGCGGTAATTTTGCAGTCCACCTCCTACACGGCATCACCGGAAGCGGCAAGACGGAGGTCTATATGTCTGCCCTGCAAGAGGTAGTCAGAAAAGGACGGAGGGGTATAGTCCTCGTCCCTGAAATAGCAATAACACCACAGCTTATCATGCGATTTGTCTTAAGGTTCGGAGATAATGTTGCAGTGCTGCACAGCGGTCTGACAGAGGCTGAAAGAAGATGCGAGTGGTTGAGGATAAAGGAAGGCATTGTTGACGTTGTAATAGGGGTAAGGTCCGCAGTCTTCGCCCCGGTTGATAAGCTTGGGCTTATAGTTGTTGATGAGGAGCATGAGCATACATACAAGCAGGAAGAGGGGTTCCGGTTCAATGCCCGTGATGTCGCAGTGATGCGTGCGAAATTGTCGAAGGCCGTTGTAATACTTGGTTCCGCTACACCATCTCTTGAGTCTTATTATAATACTGACACAGGGAAATACAGTTATCTCTCCCTTCCCGACAGGATCAACAAGCTTCCCCTTCCATCTGTTCAGGTAGTTGACCTGAGGAAGAAATATGGTTTTTCTATCTTTACTGATGAGTTGCTTAATGCAATGAAGTCAAGGATTGAGCGCGGCGAGCAATCGCTGCTCTTTCTGAACAGGCGTGGATTCTCTCCATTTCTCCTCTGTCTTGACTGCGGCCATTCACCTGAATGTCCAAATTGCAGTGTATCGCTGACGTATCATAAAAGTGATAGTAACCTGTGCTGTCATTATTGTGATTATATTATTAAGCCGCCCGATACCTGTACCGAGTGCAAAGGATCGAGGTGGAAGGCGTTCGGGGCAGGCACGGAGAGGGTTGAGGAAGAGTTGAAGAAACTCCTGCCGGA
The nucleotide sequence above comes from Nitrospirota bacterium. Encoded proteins:
- the priA gene encoding primosomal protein N'; the encoded protein is MFLHIAVPRPLDDLFIYQCPPELEDQASAGKRVIAPFGRQKITGYIIDTSVEMPANQANRISAGEVKSIHSILDTDPLIDETMLSLCKWASDYYMFPVGMVLKTAFAGIPEGKAAVVSRKKFNVLDSFREVSDGVSAPPGLTTPQKEVLHKLSDSIAGGNFAVHLLHGITGSGKTEVYMSALQEVVRKGRRGIVLVPEIAITPQLIMRFVLRFGDNVAVLHSGLTEAERRCEWLRIKEGIVDVVIGVRSAVFAPVDKLGLIVVDEEHEHTYKQEEGFRFNARDVAVMRAKLSKAVVILGSATPSLESYYNTDTGKYSYLSLPDRINKLPLPSVQVVDLRKKYGFSIFTDELLNAMKSRIERGEQSLLFLNRRGFSPFLLCLDCGHSPECPNCSVSLTYHKSDSNLCCHYCDYIIKPPDTCTECKGSRWKAFGAGTERVEEELKKLLPDARIVRMDRDTTTKRGSHMRIFQSMKNKDADILIGTQMVTKGLDLPDITLVGVLLADATLHLPDFRSGERTFQFLTQVAGRAGRGSKGGEVIVQTFNPEHYAIRHASGHDFKGFYNDETSFRKALGYPPFKRLARFLIKGNNKEHVEASSEWLKKILERNSKEGIDILGPVSAPFSKIRGKHRWHIIIKGKNSKTLNGIIRKSLDELKRQRQASPAKGGVPGMNKSAQVEVDIDPLSLL